In Bacteroides cellulosilyticus, the genomic stretch TTCTGATCGAGAACCTGGAACGGGTCTACTTTCAAGATTTTCTTTTCCAGATAAACCGGGAGGAAGGAAGCGATATCATCACGTGAATAACCGAATGTCATCTGTGTCAAGTCATTCGTACCGAACGAGAAGAATTCAGCAGAAGAAGCAATACGGTCGGCAGTCAAGGCAGCACGAGGAATTTCAATCATTGTACCCACTTTAAAGTCAATACTGTCACCCACTTCAGCGAAAAGTGCAGCAGCTTCTTCACGAATCACCTTTTCCTGCTCTTTGAACTCATACAAGATACCAGTCAGCGGAACCATGATCTCCGGATGTGTTTCCACGCCTTCCTTCTTCAGTTCCAAAGCAGCACCAAGGATAGCACGCGTCTGCATCTGAGTAATCTCAGGATATGTATTACCCAAACGGCATCCACGGTGTCCCAACATCGGGTTATGTTCGCAAAGCGATTCTACACGTTGCTGGATATAATGCAGGCTAACCCCCATAGCATCCGCCATTTCCTGCTGACCTTTCAAATCGTGAGGCACGAACTCATGCAAAGGAGGATCAAGCAGACGAACAGTTACCGGACAACCTTCCATAGCCTGGAAGATGCCCTTAAAGTCAGCTTGCTGGTAGGGCAATATCTTAGCCAACGCTTTGCGACGTCCTTCTGCATCTTCCGCAAGAATCATCTCACGCATAGCCTTAATCTTTTCACCTTCAAAGAACATGTGTTCCGTACGGCAAAGACCGATACCAATAGCACCAAAGTTGCGAGCCACAGCAGCATCATGAGGAGTATCCGCATTGGTACGAACCTGGAGTTTCGTATACTTATCAGCTAGATCCATCAGTTCTGCGAAATCTCCTGAAAGTTCAGCCGCCTTCGTTTCTACCTGACCTTTATAAACCACACCTGTACTACCATTCAATGAAATATAATCGCCTTCTTTCAGCAGAACGCCATCTATTTCTACCGTACGAGCCTTATAATCAATATTCAAAGCACCGGCACCCGACACACAACACTTACCCATACCACGGGCCACTACTGCTGCATGAGACGTCATACCACCACGGGCAGTAAGAATACCTTCTGCAACTGCCATACCGGCCAAGTCTTCGGGAGAAGTTTCGATACGTACCATTATAATACGCTTACCGGCAGCATGCCATTCTGCAGCATCATCTGCAAAGAACACAATTTGTCCAGTAGCAGCACCCGGAGATGCAGGAAGACCGCGAGTCAGAACTTTAGCTTGTTTCAAAGCAGTCTTATCAAATACAGGATGAAGCAATTCATCCAATTTATTGGGTTCACAGCGCATCAAAGCTGTTTTTTCATCAATCATACCCTGATGCAGCAGATCCATTGCAATCTTCACCATAGCTGCACCGGTACGTTTACCGTTACGCGTCTGGAGGAACCAAAGCTTACCTTCCTGCACAGTAAACTCCATATCCTGCATATCCTTATAGTGGTTTTCCAATTTAGTTTGCAGCATATCCAGCTCCTTGTAGATTTCCGGCATAGCCTCTTCCATGGACGGATATTTTGCTGCACGCTCTTCTTCGCTAACGCCTGCAAGTTCTGCCCAGCGTTGCGAACCGACCTTTGTAATCTGTTGCGGAGTACGGATACCTGCCACAACGTCTTCACCCTGTGCGTTGATCAGGTATTCACCATTAAACAAGTCTTCACCCGTACCGGCATCGCGGCTGAAGCAAACACCTGTAGCTGAAGTTTCGCCCATATTACCGAATACCATTGCCTGTACGTTGACAGCTGTACCCCACTCATCGGGTATACTTTCCATCTTACGATACAGAATAGCACGTTCGTTCATCCAGGAGTTAAATACTGCGCAAACAGCACCCCACAACTGCTCATAAGCACAAGCCGGGAAATCTTTTCCGGTTTGCTCCTTCACGGCAGCTTTAAACTTCTTCACCAATTCTTTGAGGTCTTCCACTTCCAATTCGTTATCCAGCTTCACACCTTTCGCATGCTTCACTTCTTCAATGATAGCTTCGAACGGATCGATATCCTCCTTATTAGTTGGCTTCATACCCAAAACCACGTCACCATACATCTGTACGAAACGACGGTAAGAGTCCCATGCAAAACGGGCATTGCCAGTTTTACGTGTCAATCCTTCTACCACTTCATCGTTCAGACCCAGATTAAGGATTGTGTCCATCATACCCGGCATGGAAGCGCGAGCACCGGAACGTACTGAAACCAGTAAGGGATTTTCTATATCACCGAACTTAGAAGACATCAATTCTTCCACTCTTGCTATGGCGCTTTCTACTTCGCCTTTCAACAGGGCAACCACTTTTTCCTGCCCCATCTCATTATATTCGGTACAAACCTCAGTCGTGATTGTAAAACCGGGAGGAACCGGAACCCCAATAAGGTTCATCTCGGCAAGGTTAGCGCCTTTACCCCCCAAAAGATTCTTCATGTCAGCCTTTCCTTCTGCCTGACCATTACCAAAGGTATAAACTCTTTTTTTGTCCATAATATAAATTTAAGTTTCTCAATTGTGATTTTTTTCTGTTCGCAAATCTAAGTATATTTCGCATACTAGAAAACTTTTTGAGAAAAAACTTTCTATCAAAATGCAATTTCGACATTGCAATCTTTAATATTTCACTTCATAGAGAGAATTCCCGAAAAAATGTCTATTTTTGCAGAATAATTTATTAGACTGGTGTAAAAGTGGCAAGAAATAGAAAAGAGCTTCCTCTACTGGAGAAAGTGACAATAACGGATGTGGCTGCCGAAGGAAAAGCCATCGCAAAGGTTAATGATTTGGTTATTTTCGTACCTTATGTCGTTCCCGGAGATGTAGTAGACCTGCAAATTAAGAGAAAAAAGCATCATTATGCTGAAGCTGTAGCAGTGAAGTTCCACGAATATTCTCGTGAAAGAGCTGTCCCATTTTGCCAACATTATGGCGTATGTGGCGGTTGCAAATGGCAAGTTCTTCCCTATTCCGAGCAAATCAAGTACAAGCAAAAACAAGTAACGGACAACCTTACCCGCATCGGAAAAATCGAACTTCCGGAAATTTCTCCAATCCTCGGTTCAGAGAAAACACAATTCTACAGAAATAAACTGGAGTACACTTTTTCTAACAAACGTTGGTTGACGGAAGAAGAAATAAAACAGAATGTGGTATACGAACAGATGAATGCCGTAGGTTTCCATATCCCCAACGCTTTCGATAAAGTACTGGCTATAGAGAAGTGCTGGTTGCAAGATGACATATCCAACCGTATCCGCAATGCCGTACGTGATTATGCTTACGAACACAATTATTCCTTCATCAACCTCCGCACACAGGAAGGCATGTTGCGCAACATGATCATCCGCACATCTACCACCGGAGAATTAATGGTTATCCTCATAGCTAAAATAGAAGAAGAGGGAGAAGAATTGAGATTATTCAAGCAACTCCTGCAATATGTATCAGATACATTCCCTGAAATTACCTCTCTCCTATACATTATTAATAATAAGCGTAATGATACCATTACCGACCTGGATGTGTACACTTTCAAGGGGAAAGATCACATCTTCGAAGAGATGGAAGGATTACGCTTCAAAATAGGTCCTAAATCATTCTATCAGACAAACTCCGAACAAGCATACAATCTTTATAAGATAGCACGCAACTTCGCCGGACTGACCGGTAAGGAGTTGGTTTACGACCTTTATACAGGTACAGGAACCATTGCCAACTTTGTTTCCAAACAAGCCCGCCAGGTTATTGGTATCGAATATGTACCCGAAGCTATCGAAGATGCAAAGGTAAATGCAGAAATCAACGGGATTAAGAATACATTATTCTTTGCCGGTGATATGAAAGACATGCTGACTCAGGATTTTATCAACCAATATGGTCGCCCGGATGTTATCATTACCGATCCTCCGCGTGCAGGAATGCATCAGGATGTGGTAGATGTTATCCTGTTTGCCGAACCGAAACGTATCGTATATGTAAGTTGCAATCCTGCCACACAGGCACGCGACCTGCAACTGCTCGACGTAAAATATAAAGTAAAAGCCATACAACCGGTAGATATGTTCCCCCACACCCACCACGTAGAAAACGTAGTGCTTCTGGAATTAAGAAATGAAGACTGAGAATTTTATCATTAATCACTAACCATTAATCACTATCAACGTGGCAAGAGGAAAAATAGTGGCGAGAGCCCGCACCCAATATACGGACTACACAGTAAACGAACCGATGGAACTTATGGAGTTTCTGGCAACCAAGATGCCGGATGCCAGCCGTACCAAACTAAAATCATTGCTCAACAAGCGAGTGGTATTCGTAGACAGTGTGATAACCACTCAATATAATTTCCCGTTAAAACCGGGTATGAAAGTACAAATCAGTCGTGATAAAGGCAAGAAAGAATTCCATAACAACCTGCTGAAGATTGTATATGAGGATGCATATATCATAGTGGTGGAAAAGATGCAAGGCCTGCTGTCAGTCAGCAGTGAACGCCAGAAGGAACGTACAGCATATCATATTCTAAATGAATATGTTCAACGCTCTAATGGACGTGGTAGCAGCGTGTACATCGTTCATCGCCTCGATCGTGACACTTCCGGACTGATGATGTTTGCAAAGGATGAAAAAACGCAGCGCACATTGCGCGACAACTGGCATGAGATTGTAACCGACCGTCGCTATGTAGCCGTAGTCACAGGAGAAATGGAAAAGAATGCAGGTTGTGTCATATCCTGGCTTACTGATCGTACGCTTTATGTTTATTCCAGTCCAACAGATGACGGAGGGCAGAAAGCAATCACACACTATCGCACAATTAAGCGTGCCAACGGTTATTCTCTTGTAGAGTTGGATCTTGAGACCGGTCGTAAGAACCAAATTCGTGTGCACATGCAGGACTTAGGGCATCCTATTATTGGTGATGGCCGCTACGGAATAGAAGACGTAAACCCCATTGGACGCTTGGCCCTTCATGCTTTCAAGCTTTGTTTCTACCATCCGGTTACAGGAGAGTTGATGAAGTTTGAAACGCCTTATCCGAATGAATTCAAGAAGTTATTTCTGAAGAAATAATATAAAAAAACGCAGATTGAAAAGTTTTACTCTCATCAATCTGCGTTTTTTATGTAATAAAATATAATTTATCGAACACGACGCATATAAAAGCTTTGCCCATTCATATCGTCCTTGTATTCCCTCCAACTATTATACCAAGTGCCGCTAAAAGTATTGGCATCAGCCTGAGCTCCCCAAATATAAGCCATACTACCGTCATCCAAAAATTCCAATTCCATCAAATTATACACTCCTTCAACCCAGTACCATCTAAAAATAAGATAGTTCGGGTCACCTTTTGAGCCAATAGTACCTTGATATCGCTCATTAAATGTCATGACTGTTCCTCTCCCCCAAGTGTACGCTCCAAAATCAATCTCTTCAGAAGTATACCACTCACCTGGTAAATTGTATTCAGTCTCTTCCTGATCATCACAAGCTGTAAGCCCAATGAAAAGGACTGAAAGAAAAAATAGCTTATAAATTAAGCGTTTCATAAGGCATTATTATTAAAAATTAGTACCTACCATCATCACAATCATTCCATTCAATTTGCCGGATAAATAGTTCTCACGTACCCATACATTATCAAAGTACTTTATTTCACCGGCACCATAGTTCAAAATCAAACCCTCCATTGTCTTATCTATCCATTTCCACGTAAAAGTACGTGAAGTTGTTTCATAAGGGCGACTTTCTCCACTACGATAATATTCCCAAATCTCTTGACCAGAATAATCAGCCTTAGCAAATTTTAATTGATGACTACATAACACTTCAACACCGTCTTTGTTCTCTGTTGTGTATTCTTCCACCCATTTTTTTGCGCATAGTTTTTCATCACTGTTTCTCAAATAATCGTCAGTGTAATACTCATCACCACATGATGACACCCCCATGACAATCATCAGTAAAAAAAGTATTTTTCCAACATTCAAAGTTTTCATAATTCGTTTCGTTTAGTTAATACTTGCGGACAAAAATACGAAAAGATATTGAAATGTTTTAATATTTCGCCTGATATTTCTTGTAGAAGGTCAGAAACAGGATAAAACCTACCATAGCGAAAGGCACTCCAGCCAGTGCCGGATAACGGTATCCACCACTAATGGCTAATCCTCCCACATAGGCTCCAATAGCATTTCCGAGATTGAATGCTACCTGTACACAGGCTGCTCCCAACATCTCTCCCCCTTTTGCCACACGGATTATCAGCACCTGTTCCGGACTGGAAACCGCAAACAGACCGGCCGTACAAAGACACATCAGCAATGCAGATAACCACGGGTAAGGAGACAAGAAGAATATCAACAGCAATACAATACAGATCATAGC encodes the following:
- the ppdK gene encoding pyruvate, phosphate dikinase, which produces MDKKRVYTFGNGQAEGKADMKNLLGGKGANLAEMNLIGVPVPPGFTITTEVCTEYNEMGQEKVVALLKGEVESAIARVEELMSSKFGDIENPLLVSVRSGARASMPGMMDTILNLGLNDEVVEGLTRKTGNARFAWDSYRRFVQMYGDVVLGMKPTNKEDIDPFEAIIEEVKHAKGVKLDNELEVEDLKELVKKFKAAVKEQTGKDFPACAYEQLWGAVCAVFNSWMNERAILYRKMESIPDEWGTAVNVQAMVFGNMGETSATGVCFSRDAGTGEDLFNGEYLINAQGEDVVAGIRTPQQITKVGSQRWAELAGVSEEERAAKYPSMEEAMPEIYKELDMLQTKLENHYKDMQDMEFTVQEGKLWFLQTRNGKRTGAAMVKIAMDLLHQGMIDEKTALMRCEPNKLDELLHPVFDKTALKQAKVLTRGLPASPGAATGQIVFFADDAAEWHAAGKRIIMVRIETSPEDLAGMAVAEGILTARGGMTSHAAVVARGMGKCCVSGAGALNIDYKARTVEIDGVLLKEGDYISLNGSTGVVYKGQVETKAAELSGDFAELMDLADKYTKLQVRTNADTPHDAAVARNFGAIGIGLCRTEHMFFEGEKIKAMREMILAEDAEGRRKALAKILPYQQADFKGIFQAMEGCPVTVRLLDPPLHEFVPHDLKGQQEMADAMGVSLHYIQQRVESLCEHNPMLGHRGCRLGNTYPEITQMQTRAILGAALELKKEGVETHPEIMVPLTGILYEFKEQEKVIREEAAALFAEVGDSIDFKVGTMIEIPRAALTADRIASSAEFFSFGTNDLTQMTFGYSRDDIASFLPVYLEKKILKVDPFQVLDQNGVGQLVRMATEKGRAIRPDLKCGICGEHGGEPSSVKFCHKVGLNYVSCSPFRVPIARLAAAQAAIEDLK
- the rlmD gene encoding 23S rRNA (uracil(1939)-C(5))-methyltransferase RlmD — encoded protein: MARNRKELPLLEKVTITDVAAEGKAIAKVNDLVIFVPYVVPGDVVDLQIKRKKHHYAEAVAVKFHEYSRERAVPFCQHYGVCGGCKWQVLPYSEQIKYKQKQVTDNLTRIGKIELPEISPILGSEKTQFYRNKLEYTFSNKRWLTEEEIKQNVVYEQMNAVGFHIPNAFDKVLAIEKCWLQDDISNRIRNAVRDYAYEHNYSFINLRTQEGMLRNMIIRTSTTGELMVILIAKIEEEGEELRLFKQLLQYVSDTFPEITSLLYIINNKRNDTITDLDVYTFKGKDHIFEEMEGLRFKIGPKSFYQTNSEQAYNLYKIARNFAGLTGKELVYDLYTGTGTIANFVSKQARQVIGIEYVPEAIEDAKVNAEINGIKNTLFFAGDMKDMLTQDFINQYGRPDVIITDPPRAGMHQDVVDVILFAEPKRIVYVSCNPATQARDLQLLDVKYKVKAIQPVDMFPHTHHVENVVLLELRNED
- a CDS encoding RluA family pseudouridine synthase; translation: MARGKIVARARTQYTDYTVNEPMELMEFLATKMPDASRTKLKSLLNKRVVFVDSVITTQYNFPLKPGMKVQISRDKGKKEFHNNLLKIVYEDAYIIVVEKMQGLLSVSSERQKERTAYHILNEYVQRSNGRGSSVYIVHRLDRDTSGLMMFAKDEKTQRTLRDNWHEIVTDRRYVAVVTGEMEKNAGCVISWLTDRTLYVYSSPTDDGGQKAITHYRTIKRANGYSLVELDLETGRKNQIRVHMQDLGHPIIGDGRYGIEDVNPIGRLALHAFKLCFYHPVTGELMKFETPYPNEFKKLFLKK